One Vigna unguiculata cultivar IT97K-499-35 chromosome 11, ASM411807v1, whole genome shotgun sequence DNA window includes the following coding sequences:
- the LOC114169455 gene encoding protein LNK2-like, with product MFDWNDEELANIVWGEASESDDHIVPYEEASEDLHDEKKWNQEASPSKLIEQKRRTETKTDFYQEKLGSSSKFDIVEGQSASESGTNSWPDLSLSSAAKTDQGSWGAEVSKNLGVTEETTQLEKDVEKQGEFANFAWDNIGSFDDLDRIFSNDDPIFGPVSLENSAELWSSKDTSNCSVPIHLEAPNQASALRNSSEPLEVKTEYVQQNGQSFSPSFKRIGDSSSHDVQNAPGNTFNIGYSRDRITPAEKEQQDFGQKNQLKARKKAQGKKDGKALQEFYGSWSPSPTTSGKFQNQLGSSVMQSSPASILGQQNQLQGPETIYLDITNTYISPPAYGSLTNTYSSISVQPPAQSGVLMQQPALSGYEASLGVMNPLNKSVGLVKPLTMTPQEKIEKLRRRQQMQAMLAIQKQQKEFGHQVLNTNKSINKRCAVEMHNQHCDGTDPEIEDLRTLPTLDLPTEQDDSSTISSAIDDHFVEDTILYMLQDVISKLDVNIRLCIRDSLFRLAQSAMLRNCASDTSSTNNSSREEILAVARAESSSKNRYARTTDVETKTNPIDRTVAHLLFHRPLELTENYSEKLESPISAKIQFESKKANLENFPIECLQNEDLKGNQQFSRQGLEHLPEEPFKTSHCIDTSENACDNEVVGAGDEVLEASQ from the exons ATGTTTGATTGGAACGACGAAGAG CTTGCTAACATAGTATGGGGTGAGGCGAGCGAGAGTGATGATCATATAGTGCCTTATGAAGAGGCAAGTGAAGATCTTCATGATGAGAAAAAATGGAATCAGGAAGCTTCTCCCAGTAAACTGATTGAGCAGAAGAGGAGGACCGAGACTAAAACTGACTTTTATCAAGAAAAGTTGGGAAGCAGTTCCAAATTTGATATTGTTGAGGGTCAATCTGCCTCAGAATCTGGCACAAACTCATGGCCTGACTTGTCTTTATCCAGTGCAGCTAAAACTGATCAGGGTTCCTGGGGTGCTGAAGTATCGAAAAATTTAG gtGTGACAGAAGAGACTACGCAGTTAGAAAAGGacgtagaaaagcaaggtgaaTTTGCCAACTTTGCTTGGGATAACATAGGAAGCTTTGATGACCTAGATCGAATTTTCAG CAATGATGACCCTATATTTGGCCCTGTAAGTCTTGAGAATTCTGCTGAGTTGTGGTCTTCCAAAGACACGAGTAACTGTTCAGTACCCATACACTTGGAAGCACCGAACCAAGCAAGTGCTTTAAGGAACAGCTCCGAGCCTTTGGAAGTTAAAACAGAATATGTTCAACAGAATGGTCAATCATTTTCCCCTTCATTTAAGAGGATTGGCGATTCTTCATCTCATGACGTTCAAAATGCTCCCGGAAACACATTCAATATAGGATATTCTAGAGATAGAATTACTCCTGCTGAAAAGGAGCAACAG GATTTTGGGCAAAAGAATCAGTTGAAAGCTCGGAAAAAAGCACAAGGTAAAAAAGATGGAAAAGCATTGCAGGAGTTTTATGGTAGCTGGTCTCCCTCACCGACCACATCTGGAAAATTTCAGAATCAGCTGGGGTCTTCAGTCATGCAGTCTTCCCCCGCATCTATTCTCGGGCAACAGAACCAGCTTCAAGGACCTGAGACAATATACCTGGACATCACAAATACATATATATCACCCCCTGCATATGGGAGCCTTACAAATACATATTCTTCTATTTCAGTGCAACCACCGGCTCAGTCAGGAGTTCTTATGCAACAGCCTGCCCTTTCTGGGTATGAAGCATCTCTTGGTGTAATGAATCCTTTGAACAAGTCCGTGGGCTTAGTGAAGCCTCTCACTATGACTCCCcaggaaaaaattgaaaaattaaggaGGCGGCAGCAAATGCAGGCAATGCTCGCTATTCAGAAACAACAGAAAGAATTTGGCCATCAAGTTCTTAACACTaataaatcaattaataaaagATGTGCCGTAGAAATGCATAATCAGCATTGTGATGGAACTGATCCTGAGATTGAAGATTTAAGAACTCTTCCAACTCTAGATCTACCAACTGAGCAAGATGATTCTAGTACAATATCTTCGGCAATTGATGATCATTTTGTTGAAGACACAATTCTGTACATGCTTCAGGATGTGATATCAAAG TTAGATGTCAATATAAGACTCTGCATTAGAGATAGCTTGTTCCGGTTGGCCCAAAGTGCAATGCTAAGGAATTGTGCAAGTGATACAAGCAGTACAAACAACAGTAGCAGAGAAGAAATTTTAGCTGTTGCCAGAGCAGAAAGCAGTAGCAAAAACAG ATATGCGAGGACTACTGATGTTGAAACGAAGACAAATCCCATTGATCGAACTGTGGCGCATTTGCTCTTTCACAGGCCTTTGGAGTTAACTGAGAATTATTCGGAAAAACTGGAGTCACCTATTTCTGCTAAGATACAATTTGAAAGCAAAAAAGCTAACCTGGAGAACTTTCCAATAGAATGCTTGCAAAACGAGGACTTGAAAGGTAATCAACAATTTTCTAGACAAGGGCTTGAGCATCTGCCAGAGGAGCCATTTAAAACCAGTCATTGCATAGACACTTCAGAGAATGCTTGTGACAATGAGGTAGTTGGTGCCGGAGATGAGGTGCTTGAAGCCTCTCAATGA